AAGAACGTCGGTATTCGCGAGCTTCAAAAGGAGTTCGGTACTCTTGGTCTCGAGGTTGACGATGAGGTCGATGATGATCGTTTGGAGCACTTGGCAGCGTTCGTCTCTCTCATTCCTGCTAGTGTTTACTTGCAAACATCACAATCTAACCATACCTTACAGTCTGAGAGCCCGCGACAAGGGagcgcccaagaagaagagaacgGCACCCTCGGCGGCCGGTGGGTTTCGTCTGCACCTCTTACTCACGGTTCAAATCTCTAACGTTCATATTCTGCGACAGatgcgaagaagaagaaataagaCACGGCGTCCCGAAATCAGAACTACACGACGTGTACATGTATCATATAGTGGGCGGACTAGAATCATATACCCCGAATACCTGGCGTTCCTCCGGCAGTTGGTCCATTTCGACATGCATTTTTCCGCTCAGTACTTGATGCCATCACAGTCTCCCCGTGACGAGGTGCTGCCACAACTGTACATATGGTTAGCGACGCCCGCGGCACTTGCCCCTTCAAATGGTGTTGAATAGCCGCCTAGTTCGACAAGCAGGTTTGTGGTTACCAGCTTTGTCAAAGGTTCATCTCGGGACTGTCCTCCCATGCGTCTACACAAGTCTCTTGATGCATCGAACAAAGAAGCGCCTGTTGATAAGCTGAAGATACCGTATCTTGATTCCATAGCGCGGATGGGCTTGAGGGAGGATATGACCCTTCGCCATTGTCCCTCTTTACGAACAGCTTTGATCATTTGGGTGAAAACAACAAGCGAGTGTCGGATCACCCAAGATCTTTGCACAAGCCGTCCATGTCAAAGAACGCCATGAATGTGAAAAGGTGCGCTGGCTCTTCCTGCTCCATTTCAAGCCTTTTCCAAAATAAAAATGGATAGGAAAGGAAGCTAATCACACCTACCATAATTTGCAAAGACCTTGGCATCCCAGCCCTACCGGACGAGAAAAGCCGACCCGCCACTCCTATCTGTTAATGTCCACGATGCTAGGTGATGGTGCTGTCTTGTTGAAGCTTCCAGACGTTGCATGCttccctacctactctactcATTTTCATTCCGACGAAGAATGGTAGATCACACCGAATGGCAGGTGACATGAACACCTAGGTATGAATACCGCCTAATGAACTCGGAATATGTCATTGGGGCTCGGACGCCTAACCCAGAAACCCGTTGATCGTATGGGAAGTGGCAGCCGGACAGCAAGGTCCTTAACGCGGCAGGATGTCTCATCGCTGGCTCGGTTGACCATCATGCCCGACGTCCCCGCGACACGTGAAAAACTTCGGCTTGGTGATAAGGATCCCGCTAGGCACAAGGACGGGAGGCACGACGCCAAAGGCCGATGATCGTTAGCTGGAATACCGGTCGCAACTTCCCCAGCGACTCATCATATTCGATTCCGATCTTCGGATGGACGAGCCGATGTGCGTTCACTCGTCAGATCATCTGATGGCAGCCCAAGTGAGCTTTGATCACAGAGATTGCGGATTATCTCACAGGCATCGTGAACCCCTTTTTGCTTGGAGTGTCCGGGCAGTGACACCTGGGCAGTCCCGGTCACAGTTCCATCGTGCCTTCCTCCCTCGGGAGCCAAGGGTCCACCATTTCGACTTTAGTCTCGGTCATCCCGGGCTCATACCtaccctagaggtacctacctacctctagcccTATTCTGACCGGTGCGTCCATCGTCACCAAGAggtttgttgctgttgcctTGCGAGAAGGTCCAACTTCAGGGCAACTGTAGCTGAAAGTACGGGTATCTCGGGCACATTTACACTCTTTCTTCCGTCCCAGACCAGCTCTTGGagctctttctcttttccccaTTATATCAACACATATTTCTAaggcttcttctctttctgcATCTTCTTGTCGGTGCCATCACCAACCGTGTTCTCTCAAAAGCGGTTTGTGGTCATCTCGCCCCCAAGCTTCTATTTATCTGTGTCTTTCGTCGCCATTGGAACCAAATCTACTGCTTTTCTCTATCACCATCTTGAGCATCTCCTCCCATTGTGAAACACCAGCACCCAAAGCATCCCTCCAATCCCCTCAGGCTAGGTCATTCAACATCCAGCCCTCAGCAGACGACCATGTCTGCCGTCGCAGCATCCACCGGCTCGCCCAACGAGCGCCGTGCTTCGGCTTCCAGGAGTTTCTCGCAGTCTCAGGACGAGAACACGAAGCTTCCCGATGAGTTGATGTCTCCCAACTTGCAGCAGGTATGTATTCTAGTTGTATGTTACGTATTCAGTTGCATGTTTCAGGTTCTTTTTTTGGGTCTTGGGAAATTGCTGCCCTCACCTCCCGCCGGGTCGTCAGAACCTTGCCAGCCCTCAGACGGCGACGAACTGCAACACACTCGGGACGAAAATCATTACAGCGGACTGGCAGCTGTCGGGACTAAACCTCTCGACACGCGACCGCCAGATACTCACCAGCCCCGCTCACTCCCACAGCAACATAGATTCAGCCACTGCTTGCTCACAACCTTATTCTTTTCTTCAACCGAACCATCGGACCTGTATTTTGTCCCAGTCACTCCTTTCATATTCACTTGATCTATCTCGCGGCTGTTACGCCTTAGAACCCTCTCCTACATATCCACAGGCCTTGATCACTGACCCGATCTCTGCTAGGACGTCGAGCCGTCCCCTCAAAAACACTCCATCAGCGCCCTTAAAACGTCCAAAATAGCGAATCGGAAGTACACAAAGGTAGCGAACCACATTCAAGGAAGCAGCGCCTATATCCGTTAACCATATAGCATAGGTTAAGATGAACGAGGCCATGGCTGCCGTAGACGCCTACTCCATGGACAAATTGTACGCCACCATCTCCGAGCAACAAGTCATGTCACTGCAGCAACGCAGCGTCGAGTCTTTCAAACCGTCGGACGAAGAAGTCAGATTCCCTCGTGCCCTTGATCACCAGTCGTCGTGCAGCTCTCTTCCCATTACACCCGCTACGGATGGGTTCCATACAACTGCATCTACGACTAGACCTGCTAGTGCCACGCTTAGCGACGGTCAACCCACCAACGACGAGGTTTTACGTCTGAAGCAAGAGCTTGCGCAGGCCCAGACCCAAATCTCACGGCTGGACCAAGAACTGGCTCAGACTCGCTATGTCACCCAGGACGGTGTATGCGCAACGCCAGACTTGAGTGTCGATCCCGACTTTCAGGCTGCCAGTGTTGCGACGGTATCTCCCTCGGGCTCGCGACCCGCCACGAACGGAGCATTTGGATGCCCTGCCAAAATGCCATTTGGCCGTGACAACAACTGGGCGGCTCACAACAATGCGCGCCCCGATACTGGAGATACTTTGTTAGACATGTCGGCTGCAGGCCTCAATCGTTCTCGCGCCATTTGGAACAACAGCAAATCTTCCTATTCTCCGACTTTTGCGCCCGGACCTATCGCCATTGTCGACGGTCCCCAGGCCACACCGTGGCAGAACATGCGTGGCTCGAACCAGGCATACGAGCCTTCTTATATGCCATCGGCCCTGGAGACTTACCGACCTGAGCGTATCAACAATGATCACGACATGAGCCGCCCCATGGGTCGTCGAGGCAACAGATACGATAACCGCTTAGGCTCCTCCAGTGCCTATGGTGGTTACAGTGTGTACAGCATGGGGCCTGGCCACTACGAAGCTACTACTCCTGCTTATCCAGGAGGCCCGCCTAACGCCATGGCGGGCGGCGCAGGTATGAATATGTATTCGGCCTACCCACAGCCGCCGGTTGTATCACCGCTCTCTCCGCATGCCACTGAGTTTACTGCTGCAGGAGCACCTTGGAAGACAGAGGTGAGTCCCGTTGAAATAGATTCCATCATTGATTGGACTGACTAATTCTCCTTACAGACTGTGACTTCCGAAGGACAAACCTATTTGCCGGCTACGGAGCCTCTCAACTATCGCAGGCTGTTGGACCGCAACGTCACTTGCGACTGGAAGTATATCGTCGACAAGATTGTTTGCAACAATGACCAACAGGCTTCTATCTTCCTTCAGCAGAAGCTTAAGGTGGGAACGCCCGAGCAAAAGTATGACATTGTTGAAGCCATCGTTGCGCAAGCCTATCCTTTGATGGTCAATCGGTTCGGAAACTTTCTCGTACAGCGCTGCTTCGAACATGGCACACCTGAGCAAGTCATCAAGATTGCTGAGGCAATCCGCGGCAACACTCTCAACCTTTCTATGGATCCCTTTGGTTGCCACGTCGTTCAGAAGGCCTTCGATTCTGTCCCTGAAGATTACAAGGCTATCATGGTCCACGAGCTTCTGCGCAGGATCCCGGAGACGGTTATTCACCGTTACGCATGCCACGTGTGGCAGAAGCTGTTCGAGCTGAGATGGACTGAATCTCCCCCGCAGATCATGAAGTACGTCAACGATGCTCTTCATGGCATGTGGCACGAGGTTGCATTGGGTGAGACTGGTAGTCTTGTTGTCCAGAATATCTTTGAGAACTGTTTGGAAGAAGACAAGGTATATTATCTGTTAATGTTCCACATGACCTCTTTACCGCATGTTTACTGATGATGTATGCACAGCGTCCCTGCATCGAGGAAGTCCTTGCCAACATCGATATCGTCGCCCATGGCCAATTTGGAAACTGGTGCATACAGCATATCTGCGAGCATGGTGCTCCCGCAGACCGCAGCCGTGCTATCGATCATGTTATTCGCTATGCAGCTAAGTACAGCATGGACCAGTTCGCCTCAAAGGTTGTTGAGAAGTGCCTCAAGATTGGAGGCCCAGAATTCCTGGGTCGCTATCTGGATCGCGTTTGCGAGGGCAGACATGACCGTCCACGCATCCCGTTGATCGATATCGCCAGCGACCAGTATGGCAACTACCTCATCCAGTACATTCTGACCCATGCCAACCCTCAGCACCGGGAGATTGTTGCTGCTCACATCCGGAAGCATATGGTCTCTCTTCGTGGATCGAAGTTCGGCTCCCGCGTCGGCATGCTCTGCACCAATCACGCTGTTGCTACTCGTCCTGGCCCTGGTGTTGGCCCTGCCATGGGAGGCCGCGTTGCTCCTGGTCCTCGCTTCAATGGAACTTATCACCGTTGAAGGCATGCCGTATTACGACAGACCCCTCACTCATGAGGACGACAATTCTCCTCTTTCGTTTCAAGTATACACTACCTTTTGTTGCGACAATGTTCGAGTACAAAGGACGTCGTTCGTTCAATCCTGCGCTGGATTTTCGCAATCGGTTCTCAGCTGGAAGTTTACTTATAACATATGAGATTCGGTTTTCACAACATCTTCGTCTGCAGCTAATTTAACAAATCACCCGACATCCTACGCTCGGGAGGCTACTGCCCCTTCGTGCGCTTTGGAAACAACATCACTTATGGATTTTGCAATATCAAGACGACCCGGTTCGCGGCTCATAATGGAGGAAGTATGAATCTGCCTTGTCCCGATCTAGTGATGACGAGCAGTCACACAACCTTTTCTAGTTGTTCGGTTCTCTGACGAACCCGTTTTCCCCTAATGTGCGGAGTTTATCTTTTGGCGCTCAAGTCTGCTGAAGAGGGTTGACTCGAATAATGGAAAAATGGTACAATGAAGAGTTCAACAAAGGGGGGCCGAAGTATGATTGTctagtcttttttttgtgttaGGTTAAAAATGGAAACGAAACGACGGGAAGCATGGATGGAAGTCAAATGCATGGCCTGCAATGGATTACTCGGCCTTGGGCATGTATCAATGATAGTTACCTTATAGTCGCTCGCTTAGCTTACGGACCAATGAATAAATGAGTCTATAtaacttataaatacttGTAAGACGGTTGAATGAATGACCAATATGCTTATCAAGTTGCTCTGAAGGAAACCGCATGTTCTTCCCCCCGCCGAACAACTCTTACATTCACAAAAGTAGGGATCATTCAACAACTTGAGATTAACTACAAGAGCGCATAATAAACATGTCTACCGACCAAAACCATAATTCGTGGCCAGATTCCATGGGTTAATGCCTGTCGTCCCCAGCGAATTCCTCAGTCCACCACACCCTATAATGCTTCTCCTTTCCCGCTGACGCGATATCCTCGACCTCCTTGGGTGTCAACTTGAAGCTGGGCAGCTTCTTCAGGTAGCCCTTTAGCCTCTCCTCATTGCTACTCGTTGTGAGCGTCACAATACCCTGATCCAGACACCATCTGAAGGCAATCTCGGCCTCACTGACACCGTACTTCTTGGCCAGCTGCGTGTAAATGGGGTCGACAGGGCCCGGGCGAGCCTTGGTGATGGCCGTCAGCGGCGAATAGGCTGCAATAGCAATGTGCTTCTCCCGGCAAAACGCGACCAAATCCTCGCCCTCAACCACATGCTGAAGGTAAGGATGGTATTCAATCTGGTTAACGACGGGCGGGTACTGCAACCCTCCAGGAATGTCAAACAGGGTCTGCAGATGCGAGATCAGGAAATTGGAAACACCAATGGACTTGGCCATCCCGCTATCCTTGATCTTTTCCATTTCCCGCCACGCCGCCTGGAGTTGCTCGGGGTTCTTGGCGAAGAAAGGAGAGTGCAAGAGGTACAGGTCGACGTAATCGAGCCCGAGCTTCTCGAGCGAGCGGTTGAAAGACTGGGTGACTGTGTCTCCGGCGCGGACAATagtcttggtggtgatgtagAGGGACGAGCGAGGCAGCTTGGATTGCGCAATGGCTCTGCCGAGCTCGACTTCGTTGCCGTAGACTTCGGCGCCGTCCAGGTGCGCGTAGCCGGCGTTGAGAGCGGTCAAGGTGGCATTGACAATAGGCTCGGAGATGGTGTCGGCGGAGTCGCCGGATTTGTAGTTGGCTGTACCGAGGCCGTAGCCGAGCTGTTTTTTAGTGTAAGTGATTTTGTTAGAATGTGGTTTTGCAGGAGAGGGAAGGATGAAGGGATGAAGGGATAAGAGGGACGAACCATGGGGATCTCATTGCCATCGGAGAGCTTGAGCGATGGGATGAGGTTGTGGATTTGCTTGGGTGAGACGCCGGTGGCATCGACCTCGAAGTTGGAGGTGGCAGAGTTCATTTTGGATaaagttgttggtgttgggagAACAGTAAAGCTGCACAAGTGTGATCAAGAATGGGGATATATAtacacaacaacaaggatTGAGTTGCCGTGAGGATAGAAGTAAAGAGCAAGGGCGCCAAGTGCGACGTTGTTGTCGTTCTATTTATACAACTCCGTTGCTATTCCCGCTGGCGCAACGACAACATCAATTATTCAGCAAGGTACCTGTTCTAGTTCTAGTGTACGCAGCAATGCGGGATAGTTAGATCCACTGGGTCTCGAACCACCAGTGTCCTTCATCTTATAATGAACTTGGCGGTGTACGGAAAGTGTTGATCTGCTGGATTTCGAGGGAATTTACTACACTTGGGAATAGCTTCAATCTCCTAGTTGTGGTTGTTCGTATTGCCCGAGGGGTTGTTTGCAAGTCCGAAATTCAGGGGCAGAAAGTAGACATAAGCTGACGAGGTATCGGTACAAAGCTCCCCCCCGCACTAACAGCTACGGATGCGGGGCACAATTGGTCACGACTATGACGCCATACCGAGAGCGCCGGAAGGATGTTTTGGTAGGGGGCGAGCCGAATGATGGACCAAATGGGAAGGGAGCAGCCATAGGGATCAATCATCATCTAAGAAGCCGACGAAAGAGACAAAGCAAAAGGTTATTGGCAGGATCGGCAAGAGGCAAAGGTAAGAGAACGTTCTCAGTAGTCAGGTACCTATCCTTATCTTATCTATCTAGGTGGAGCCTTGGCAGGTGTCATACCCCGTACACTAAGTATACTGCACAATGCACAAGCATttcaggtacgtaccttcACAGCGTGCATTGAAGCGGAAGTTCTTTTCTCACCGGCTGTTGAGTTGAATCGATCGATTTTCCGCCACCCGGAGCTTTTGCAGCACATCTACGGAACATACAATTGGCAAGTTGAAATGTCTTTGGAAACTTTTGCCCGAGTTTCTAATCTAGTGTATACTAGTGTACACGATAACCTGGGAGCCTAGGTAGACCTTGTCTGACTAATTGCCCTGGGTTGAACTACCCCAAACTTCTGGTAACTAAGAATGTACAGAGAAGCGTATTGCCACTggaactacctctaggttaaTATCGTATATAACATAGTGAAGTGCCGAGAACAATTACTCTTTACTCCAATTATCTTAGTGAAACCTCTCACCAGGCGACTGGACTGTCTTGTCTTCGATGCGCTCATTGCAACCCGCAGCCCGCTGTCTTGCTCTCGCTCAGCATCTGAAAAGCATTCCATATGCCAACCAacccttctcggccttcttcagTACCACCAAACATATCATGGCCTCAAACGGCACCGCCATCGAGAACGGGACACATCCCCTCTCATCCGACGGCACAACATTATCCGCCCTCCCCAAATCATGGCACTTCACTGCCTCTCTCCCACCAGATGCCGCCTTCCCCACGCCAGCTGACAGCCACAAGGCCGATCGCGATGACCTTGGTCCTCGCCAGGTGAAGAATGCCATTTTCACCTGGGTTCGTCCCGAAAAGCAACAAGACCCCGAGCTTCTAGCCGTCTCTCCAGCTGCTATGCGCGATCTAGGTCTCGCACTGTCGGAAGCAGACACGGAAGAATTTCGCCAAGTAGCAGTAGGCAACAAGATCATCGGATGGGACGAAGAGACGCTTTCTGGCCCTGGCTACCCATGGGCTCAATGTTACGGAGGTTTTCAGTTCGGTCAATGGGCAGGACAACTCGGTGACGGGCGCGCCATCTCTCTGTTTGAGGGAACCAACCCGGCAACAGGTGTCCGGTATGAGGTTCAGCTCAAAGGGGCCGGCATGACGCCTTACAGCCGCTTTGCGGACGGCAAGGCCGTTCTACGCTCCAGCATCCGCGAGTTTATAGTCAGCGAGAACCTCCACGCCCTCGGTATCCCCAGCACGCGCGCGCTAGCCATCAGCCTGCTCCCTCACTCGCGCGTACGGCGTGAGACCATGGAGCCCGGCGCCATCGTGGTTCGTATGGCCCAGAGCTGGCTACGCTTCGGCAACTTCGACATCCTTCGCGCGCGCGGCGACCGCAAGCTCGTCCGGCAACTTGCCACCTACATCGGCGAGGAAGTCTTCGGCGGATGGGACAAGCTTCCTGGGCGCTTAGCCGATCCCGAGGGTGCGCCCGGCGACGAACCTCCCCGGGGAATTCCCAAAGAAACCATCGAAGGCCCCCTTGGAGCCGAAGAAAACCGCTTCC
The Neurospora crassa OR74A linkage group II, whole genome shotgun sequence DNA segment above includes these coding regions:
- a CDS encoding pumilio-family RNA binding repeat protein, which translates into the protein MSAVAASTGSPNERRASASRSFSQSQDENTKLPDELMSPNLQQVKMNEAMAAVDAYSMDKLYATISEQQVMSLQQRSVESFKPSDEEVRFPRALDHQSSCSSLPITPATDGFHTTASTTRPASATLSDGQPTNDEVLRLKQELAQAQTQISRLDQELAQTRYVTQDGVCATPDLSVDPDFQAASVATVSPSGSRPATNGAFGCPAKMPFGRDNNWAAHNNARPDTGDTLLDMSAAGLNRSRAIWNNSKSSYSPTFAPGPIAIVDGPQATPWQNMRGSNQAYEPSYMPSALETYRPERINNDHDMSRPMGRRGNRYDNRLGSSSAYGGYSVYSMGPGHYEATTPAYPGGPPNAMAGGAGMNMYSAYPQPPVVSPLSPHATEFTAAGAPWKTETVTSEGQTYLPATEPLNYRRLLDRNVTCDWKYIVDKIVCNNDQQASIFLQQKLKVGTPEQKYDIVEAIVAQAYPLMVNRFGNFLVQRCFEHGTPEQVIKIAEAIRGNTLNLSMDPFGCHVVQKAFDSVPEDYKAIMVHELLRRIPETVIHRYACHVWQKLFELRWTESPPQIMKYVNDALHGMWHEVALGETGSLVVQNIFENCLEEDKRPCIEEVLANIDIVAHGQFGNWCIQHICEHGAPADRSRAIDHVIRYAAKYSMDQFASKVVEKCLKIGGPEFLGRYLDRVCEGRHDRPRIPLIDIASDQYGNYLIQYILTHANPQHREIVAAHIRKHMVSLRGSKFGSRVGMLCTNHAVATRPGPGVGPAMGGRVAPGPRFNGTYHR
- the mig-5 gene encoding aldo-keto reductase family 1 member C13; translation: MNSATSNFEVDATGVSPKQIHNLIPSLKLSDGNEIPMLGYGLGTANYKSGDSADTISEPIVNATLTALNAGYAHLDGAEVYGNEVELGRAIAQSKLPRSSLYITTKTIVRAGDTVTQSFNRSLEKLGLDYVDLYLLHSPFFAKNPEQLQAAWREMEKIKDSGMAKSIGVSNFLISHLQTLFDIPGGLQYPPVVNQIEYHPYLQHVVEGEDLVAFCREKHIAIAAYSPLTAITKARPGPVDPIYTQLAKKYGVSEAEIAFRWCLDQGIVTLTTSSNEERLKGYLKKLPSFKLTPKEVEDIASAGKEKHYRVWWTEEFAGDDRH
- a CDS encoding YdiU domain-containing protein, which produces MRSLQPAARCLALAQHLKSIPYANQPFSAFFSTTKHIMASNGTAIENGTHPLSSDGTTLSALPKSWHFTASLPPDAAFPTPADSHKADRDDLGPRQVKNAIFTWVRPEKQQDPELLAVSPAAMRDLGLALSEADTEEFRQVAVGNKIIGWDEETLSGPGYPWAQCYGGFQFGQWAGQLGDGRAISLFEGTNPATGVRYEVQLKGAGMTPYSRFADGKAVLRSSIREFIVSENLHALGIPSTRALAISLLPHSRVRRETMEPGAIVVRMAQSWLRFGNFDILRARGDRKLVRQLATYIGEEVFGGWDKLPGRLADPEGAPGDEPPRGIPKETIEGPLGAEENRFHRLYREIIRRNALTVAKWQIYGFMNGVLNTDNTSIMGLSIDFGPFAFMDNFDPNYTPNHDDFALRYSYRNQATIIWWNLVRLGEALGELIGAGPEVDSESFVTNGLNFDDEAASKPIEERAHKLITQAGEEFKAVFMGEFKRLFTARLGLKTYKESDFDSLFDSLLNTMEALELDYNLFFRRLSTLKTADLQTEEARQKAAEVFFSQVEEVPGPGTDKEKARKRVGEWLDKWRVRIEEDWTTSAADSEERVAAMKRVNPSFIPRGWILDEVIRRVEKQGERDVLKRVLHMATHPFEDAWTGKEFEDGPTGKGVYQGDKAEEERWTGDVPQQKKAMQCSCSS